From Apteryx mantelli isolate bAptMan1 chromosome 14, bAptMan1.hap1, whole genome shotgun sequence, the proteins below share one genomic window:
- the CCNG1 gene encoding cyclin-G1 — translation MIETLGSTDAQELLYQLAALLEQEMRCQPKASGLRLIESAHDNGLRMTARLRDFEVKDLLSLTQFFGFHTETFSLAVNFLDRFLSKMKVQPKHLGCVGLSCFYLAVKATEEERNIPLATDLIRISQYRFTVSDMMRMEKIILEKLSWKVKATTAFQFLQLYHSLIHENLSCERRKYLNFERLETQLKACHCRIMFSKAKPSVLAVSIMALEIEEQKLPELTEALEFLQMHSKINSRDLTFWKELVLKCLTEYSSSKCSKPNVQKLKWIVSGRTARQLKHSYYRITHLPTIPETGS, via the exons ATGATTGAAACCCTTGGAAGTACCGACGCGCAGGAACTGCTGTACCAGCTCGcagccctgctggagcaggagatGAGATGCCAGCCGAAGGCCTCTGGCCTGAGACTGATTGAATCTGCCCATGACAACGGCCTCCGAATGACTGCGAGGCTGAGGGACTTCGAAGTGAAAGATCTCCTCAGCTTAACTCAGTTCTTCGGCTTCCATACGGAGACGTTTTCTCTAGCTGTGAATTTCTTAGACAGATTTTTGTCAAAAATGAAG GTACAGCCTAAACACTTGGGCTGTGTTGGACTCAGCTGTTTCTACTTGGCTGTGAAGGcaacagaagaagagagaaacattCCCTTAGCTACTGACTTAATTCGAATAAGCCAGTACAGATTCACTGTTTCTGACATGATGAGAATGGAGAAAATCATATTAGAGAAACTGTCCTGGAAAGTCAAAGCTACAACAGCCTTCCAGTTTCTACAACTCTACCACTCACTCATTCATGAGAATTTAAGCTGTGAAAG GAGAAAGTATCTTAATTTTGAGAGACTTGAAACCCAGCTTAAGGCATGTCACTGCAGGATCATGTTTTCTAAAGCCAAG ccttCTGTCTTGGCAGTGTCTATTATGGCACTAGAGatagaagaacaaaaactacCGGAGTTGACAGAGGCATTGGAATTTCTGCAGATGCATTCCAAG ATAAACAGCAGAGATTTGACCTTCTGGAAAGAACTGGTGTTAAAGTGCCTTACAGAATATTCCTCGAGCAAGTGTTCCAAACCAAACGTCCAGAAATTAAAATGGATTGTGTCTGGACGTACAGCACGGCAGCTTAAACATAGCTATTACAGAATAACACACCTTCCTACAATTCCAGAGACCGGCTCATAA